A region from the uncultured Draconibacterium sp. genome encodes:
- the meaB gene encoding methylmalonyl Co-A mutase-associated GTPase MeaB: MSETDKHHIENDPQFKGLNVNSGVEQPETVNNDSVKRFLQKKRKLLPVEEYVNGILKGDITLLSKAVTLVESSKAEHQQLAQQIIKACLPHSGNSVRVGITGVPGVGKSTFIEALGKLLTSRGEKLAVLAIDPSSERTKGSILGDKTRMEELASDKLAYIRPSPSAGSLGGVARKTRETIILCEAAGYTNIFIETVGVGQSETAVHSMTDFFLLLMLAGAGDELQGIKRGIMEMADLIAINKADGNNVEKAEMAKVQYKNAIHLFPKKDSDWEPNVLSCSAYNKVGIEDIWGQIENYKKLTKGNDYFVRKRNEQATYWMHETIQEQLKRNFYDHPEIKAQLQVLENYVLADKMSSFVAAGELLDRYSKLK, from the coding sequence ATGTCAGAAACAGATAAGCACCATATCGAAAATGATCCTCAGTTTAAAGGTCTGAATGTAAACTCCGGAGTTGAGCAACCCGAAACGGTAAACAACGACTCGGTAAAGCGCTTTTTACAGAAAAAACGAAAACTGCTTCCGGTTGAAGAATATGTAAATGGTATTTTAAAAGGCGACATTACGCTGCTAAGTAAAGCGGTTACGCTGGTTGAGAGCTCAAAAGCCGAACATCAGCAACTGGCGCAGCAGATTATAAAAGCCTGTCTTCCGCACAGTGGAAATTCGGTGCGGGTAGGAATTACAGGGGTGCCTGGAGTAGGTAAGAGTACATTTATTGAAGCACTTGGAAAGCTGCTTACCAGCCGCGGCGAAAAATTAGCCGTATTGGCTATCGATCCGAGTAGCGAACGAACAAAGGGAAGTATTTTGGGTGATAAAACCCGAATGGAAGAGTTGGCCAGCGATAAACTGGCCTACATCCGTCCAAGTCCGTCGGCAGGGTCGCTTGGAGGAGTAGCACGAAAAACGCGCGAAACCATAATCTTGTGTGAAGCAGCTGGGTATACCAATATATTTATTGAAACGGTGGGAGTTGGACAAAGCGAAACAGCAGTGCACTCCATGACCGATTTTTTCCTTTTATTAATGCTTGCAGGCGCCGGCGACGAGCTTCAGGGGATAAAACGCGGCATAATGGAAATGGCCGACCTTATTGCCATTAATAAAGCCGATGGTAACAATGTGGAAAAAGCAGAAATGGCAAAAGTGCAGTATAAAAATGCCATTCACCTGTTTCCCAAAAAAGATTCGGACTGGGAGCCTAATGTGCTAAGCTGTTCAGCCTACAATAAAGTGGGAATTGAGGATATTTGGGGGCAGATTGAAAACTATAAAAAGCTCACAAAGGGCAACGATTACTTTGTCAGGAAAAGAAATGAACAAGCTACCTACTGGATGCACGAAACCATTCAGGAACAATTAAAACGGAATTTCTACGACCATCCTGAAATTAAAGCCCAGTTACAGGTGCTGGAAAATTATGTGCTTGCCGACAAAATGAGCTCCTTTGTTGCTGCCGGAGAATTACTTGACAGGTATTCGAAATTAAAATAG
- the lpdA gene encoding dihydrolipoyl dehydrogenase has translation MNYDVIVIGSGPGGYVTAIRAAQLGFKVAVVEKENLGGICLNWGCIPTKSLLKSAQAFEYAAHAADYGVTIEGEVKPDFEAMVKRSRNVADGMSKGIQFLFKKNKVESIFGWGKLTANNTVEVTAEDGKKTSYTAKHIILATGARSRELPNLPQDGEKIIGYRKALTLEKQPKSMVVVGSGAIGSEFAYFYHTIGTAVTLVEFMPTLVPNEDADVAKQLERNFKKSKMKVMTSSSVESVDTSGEICKVTIKTKKGEEVVEADVVLSAVGISPNTDGIGLEELGVTTENGRVKVDEYYKTNVEGVYAIGDIVDGPALAHVASAEGITCIEKIAGLNPEPVDYGNIPGCTYTNPEVSSVGLTEAKAKEAGYEIKVGKFPYSASGKASAAGQKDGFVKLVFDAKYGELLGAHMIGGNVTEMIAELVVAKKLEITGHELLKTIHPHPTMSEAVMEAAAAAYDEVIHI, from the coding sequence ATGAATTACGATGTTATAGTTATAGGTAGCGGCCCCGGTGGATATGTTACAGCAATTCGCGCTGCACAACTGGGGTTTAAAGTTGCTGTTGTTGAAAAGGAAAATCTTGGAGGAATTTGTTTGAACTGGGGGTGTATTCCCACCAAGTCGTTACTAAAAAGTGCACAGGCTTTTGAATATGCCGCACATGCTGCTGATTATGGAGTAACTATTGAAGGAGAAGTAAAACCTGATTTTGAAGCAATGGTGAAGCGAAGCAGAAATGTAGCTGATGGCATGAGCAAGGGGATTCAGTTTTTATTCAAGAAAAATAAAGTAGAATCGATATTTGGCTGGGGAAAACTTACAGCTAATAATACGGTTGAGGTTACCGCCGAAGATGGAAAAAAGACTTCGTATACGGCAAAACATATTATTCTGGCTACCGGAGCACGTTCGCGCGAGCTGCCTAATTTGCCACAAGATGGTGAAAAAATTATTGGCTACCGAAAAGCATTAACCCTTGAAAAACAACCTAAAAGTATGGTGGTTGTTGGATCTGGAGCTATTGGCAGCGAATTTGCCTACTTTTACCATACCATTGGCACAGCAGTTACGCTTGTTGAGTTTATGCCAACCCTGGTGCCAAACGAAGATGCTGACGTGGCAAAACAACTGGAGCGCAACTTCAAAAAATCAAAAATGAAAGTGATGACCAGTTCGTCGGTTGAAAGTGTTGATACATCGGGCGAAATATGTAAAGTTACAATCAAAACAAAAAAAGGAGAAGAGGTTGTTGAAGCAGATGTTGTACTGTCGGCTGTTGGAATTTCTCCAAATACTGATGGGATTGGTTTGGAAGAACTTGGTGTAACCACAGAGAATGGCCGCGTAAAAGTTGATGAATATTACAAAACAAATGTTGAGGGGGTTTATGCCATTGGCGATATTGTTGACGGTCCGGCGCTGGCTCACGTAGCTTCGGCTGAGGGTATAACTTGTATTGAAAAAATTGCAGGTTTAAATCCGGAGCCGGTTGACTATGGAAATATTCCGGGATGCACCTATACAAACCCTGAAGTATCATCGGTTGGTTTAACAGAAGCTAAAGCAAAAGAAGCAGGCTACGAAATTAAAGTGGGTAAGTTCCCTTATTCGGCCAGCGGAAAAGCAAGTGCAGCAGGCCAGAAAGACGGTTTTGTTAAATTGGTTTTTGATGCTAAATACGGAGAATTGCTTGGTGCACATATGATTGGCGGAAATGTGACCGAAATGATTGCTGAACTGGTAGTAGCTAAAAAACTGGAAATTACCGGACACGAGCTGCTGAAAACCATTCATCCGCACCCAACTATGAGTGAGGCAGTAATGGAAGCTGCTGCTGCCGCCTATGATGAGGTAATTCATATATAA